A region of Pseudomonas sp. Marseille-Q3773 DNA encodes the following proteins:
- a CDS encoding DUF4389 domain-containing protein: MNDTPEHAQRESIILRVLWMLVFLVVWQLAELLLGGLVLVQLIYRLIYGAPSASLMNFGDSLSQYLAQIGRFGTFHTDSKPWPFADWPAPRAPEGEAPHAVGPAPHPVRDEEPKL; this comes from the coding sequence ATGAACGATACCCCTGAGCATGCCCAGCGTGAGTCGATCATCCTGCGGGTGCTATGGATGCTGGTATTCCTGGTGGTGTGGCAACTGGCCGAACTGCTGCTAGGCGGCCTGGTGCTGGTGCAGCTCATCTACCGCCTGATCTACGGCGCACCCAGCGCCAGCCTGATGAACTTCGGCGATAGCCTGAGCCAGTACCTGGCCCAGATCGGCCGCTTCGGTACCTTCCACACCGACAGCAAGCCATGGCCCTTCGCCGACTGGCCTGCCCCGCGTGCGCCAGAAGGCGAGGCACCGCATGCAGTAGGCCCAGCGCCGCACCCGGTGCGCGACGAAGAGCCCAAGCTGTGA
- a CDS encoding DUF4402 domain-containing protein, with translation MNSKSPTLTAQQARDVYIQSRISRRTLANKSIIQANLPALEFPDTLPNDAGNEVNLIPTAMLSDPLKSILPTAWQGGVPAEFKVFVDDDEENPVHSDSYETMPSFPLDFNIPPDRFLTQGIYNVRYRIQTRGALEDSDNTVFTVDRDDPQRNNEPDQLELTTDRINLKYLDDNGGLPFSIPAFSYARPGDYCIIYMKKPGMGEETEVLRTPARPVAGFDPTAPTTGTIPRNQFVDDNNDPLFSDGTVELSYLAMSRAGNQTKRPLVTSVQMAFLPEPSGLQLAVIPLAAEAPALIDRADAILGVTVQAPQFQNHQPTDVVVFKWGNRIFDRVTVGALPSWPIESSVLGYPILIAEGDSAGEGPKDVVVTYSVVRGLLTYDPASSVSTSVNLVIPGPENPDPGPENPALGTVTVRGGGTDPVDNEIRVADKNLPVTVTLPLLSPALPADDVLEVVWNGKPTGATYTVTGGEETEFSITVPYSVVEEHGDNPAMPVQMSLTSGDLDVPPGNVPVTVATNVKVDTFELGALTPPTFPDKVRPPFNSIGCGEKIWEGARFKVEGDAVNFTDKDTVTVHWEGRVSEADDTVIPDTKGSQDFILTAEQAAQGFEHRIPFQDFLDKVADAEGIMVAWYHLTKVSGANAPSEEIFVYPSYTTPSGCKCTDADICSVVAKR, from the coding sequence ATGAACAGCAAGTCTCCCACGCTGACCGCGCAGCAAGCGCGTGATGTTTATATTCAAAGTAGAATTTCACGCCGCACGCTGGCTAACAAGTCGATCATCCAGGCAAACCTGCCGGCGCTGGAGTTTCCGGACACTTTGCCGAATGATGCAGGCAATGAGGTCAATTTGATTCCCACAGCCATGCTGTCCGACCCACTTAAATCGATCCTTCCAACGGCCTGGCAGGGCGGTGTACCGGCAGAGTTTAAGGTTTTCGTCGATGACGATGAAGAAAACCCTGTTCATTCCGACAGTTACGAGACCATGCCGTCATTCCCGTTAGACTTCAACATCCCCCCTGACCGCTTTTTAACTCAAGGAATTTACAATGTCCGCTATAGGATCCAAACACGCGGCGCCCTCGAAGACTCGGACAACACAGTGTTCACCGTGGACCGAGACGACCCCCAGCGGAATAATGAGCCCGATCAGTTGGAGCTCACAACCGATAGAATCAACCTCAAGTATCTGGATGACAACGGCGGCCTTCCTTTCAGCATTCCTGCATTCAGTTATGCCCGCCCTGGCGACTATTGCATCATCTACATGAAAAAACCCGGTATGGGAGAAGAAACTGAAGTACTGCGCACCCCTGCTCGCCCTGTAGCCGGGTTTGACCCAACTGCGCCAACGACTGGCACCATTCCCAGGAACCAGTTCGTCGACGATAACAATGACCCGCTGTTCTCCGACGGTACCGTAGAACTTTCCTACCTGGCGATGTCCCGCGCTGGCAACCAAACCAAGCGACCTCTAGTCACCAGCGTGCAGATGGCCTTCCTGCCAGAGCCCAGCGGGCTTCAGCTTGCCGTTATCCCTCTGGCGGCCGAGGCCCCGGCCCTGATCGATCGTGCCGACGCCATTCTCGGCGTTACCGTACAAGCCCCGCAATTCCAAAACCATCAACCTACAGACGTGGTGGTTTTCAAATGGGGCAATCGGATCTTTGATCGTGTCACGGTCGGGGCACTGCCCTCTTGGCCAATCGAGTCCAGCGTATTGGGCTATCCAATTCTGATTGCAGAGGGCGATTCCGCCGGCGAAGGCCCGAAAGATGTGGTTGTCACATATTCCGTGGTGCGCGGGTTGCTGACTTACGACCCTGCCAGCTCAGTGTCGACCTCGGTCAACCTGGTGATCCCTGGCCCGGAGAACCCTGACCCAGGCCCGGAAAACCCGGCACTGGGCACCGTGACGGTGCGTGGCGGCGGCACGGACCCGGTCGACAACGAGATCCGGGTGGCCGATAAAAACCTGCCTGTTACAGTGACCTTGCCCCTCTTGTCGCCTGCGCTGCCTGCCGATGATGTGCTCGAAGTGGTATGGAACGGGAAGCCAACCGGCGCCACATACACCGTGACGGGAGGCGAAGAAACCGAATTCAGCATTACAGTTCCGTATTCGGTAGTCGAGGAACACGGCGATAACCCGGCTATGCCTGTGCAGATGAGCCTGACTTCCGGCGACCTGGATGTGCCGCCGGGGAACGTCCCTGTCACGGTAGCGACGAATGTCAAAGTTGATACCTTCGAGTTGGGCGCACTCACCCCGCCAACCTTCCCGGATAAAGTACGCCCCCCCTTCAACTCCATCGGCTGCGGCGAAAAGATCTGGGAAGGGGCACGCTTCAAAGTAGAAGGCGACGCGGTGAACTTCACCGACAAAGATACTGTGACCGTGCATTGGGAGGGCCGTGTATCCGAAGCTGACGATACAGTCATTCCTGATACCAAGGGCAGCCAGGATTTCATCCTCACGGCAGAGCAGGCTGCCCAAGGCTTCGAACATCGCATTCCATTCCAGGACTTTCTCGACAAGGTGGCAGACGCCGAGGGGATCATGGTGGCCTGGTATCACCTGACCAAAGTTTCCGGGGCCAACGCGCCCTCGGAAGAAATATTCGTCTACCCGTCCTACACCACGCCAAGTGGATGCAAATGTACCGATGCTGATATTTGCAGTGTGGTAGCCAAGCGATAA
- a CDS encoding alpha/beta hydrolase, translating into MSAHVDEVRLSLGHIELAAHLFGPADGLPVIALHGWLDNANSFARLAPLLNGLRIVALDLAGHGYSEHRPMGAGYSLPDYAHDVLQVAEQLGWRKFALLGHSLGAIISVQLAGALPDRVSHLALIDGVIPPTGDDPDAGERLGMALQAQLRLNGKRKTVYPTVEEGVQARMKGMVAVSREAAELLAQRGLMPVPGGYSWRSDSRLTLPSPMRLSQAQAMAFVNRVSCPACLVVAADGMLARQAELLAQVPFEQVVLPGGHHLHLNHDHSAASVAATLNRFFVDACVVDGVGK; encoded by the coding sequence ATGAGCGCCCATGTTGATGAAGTCCGCCTGAGTCTGGGCCATATTGAATTGGCTGCGCACCTGTTCGGTCCTGCCGATGGCCTGCCCGTGATTGCCCTGCACGGTTGGCTGGACAACGCCAACAGTTTTGCCCGCCTGGCACCCTTGCTGAACGGCTTGCGCATCGTCGCGCTGGACCTGGCCGGGCATGGCTATTCCGAACACCGACCAATGGGGGCAGGTTACTCGTTGCCCGACTATGCCCATGACGTTCTGCAGGTTGCCGAGCAACTGGGCTGGAGAAAATTCGCCCTGCTTGGGCATTCGCTTGGCGCGATTATTTCAGTGCAGTTGGCGGGGGCGCTGCCGGATCGGGTCAGCCACCTGGCCTTGATCGATGGCGTCATCCCACCGACAGGCGACGACCCTGATGCCGGAGAGCGTTTAGGCATGGCCCTGCAGGCCCAACTGCGCTTGAACGGCAAGCGCAAAACGGTTTACCCGACCGTGGAGGAGGGCGTGCAGGCACGCATGAAAGGCATGGTCGCGGTTAGTCGCGAAGCCGCCGAACTCCTTGCCCAGCGCGGCCTGATGCCGGTGCCGGGCGGCTACAGCTGGCGCAGTGACAGTCGCCTGACCCTGCCATCGCCGATGCGCCTGAGCCAGGCCCAGGCCATGGCCTTCGTGAACCGGGTCAGCTGCCCGGCCTGCCTGGTGGTGGCGGCCGACGGCATGCTGGCACGGCAGGCCGAACTGCTGGCGCAGGTGCCGTTCGAGCAGGTGGTGTTGCCGGGTGGTCATCATTTGCATCTCAACCATGACCACAGTGCAGCCAGCGTGGCCGCGACACTCAATCGTTTTTTCGTGGATGCCTGTGTCGTCGATGGGGTTGGAAAGTAG
- a CDS encoding alpha/beta hydrolase, translating to MSQQIFFAHANGFPSATYGKLFAALAPDYQVHHLPQHAHDPRFPVNENWQNLVDELLHHLARQGQPVWGVGHSLGGVLHLHAALRCPEYYRGVVMLDSPVLTRADQWLLRTAKRFGFIDRITPAGRTIGRREAFADRDSARAYFASKSLFRHFDPDCLEAYLEHGLQTGEEGLRLRFDPATEISIYRSIPHASPAPARQLQVPLAMVRGQRSNVIRRHHALAVRGMPRGEYHSVPGGHMFPLERPTDTASLIKGLCDRWSQA from the coding sequence ATGTCGCAGCAGATTTTCTTCGCCCATGCCAACGGCTTTCCGTCGGCCACGTATGGCAAGCTGTTCGCGGCCCTGGCGCCGGACTACCAGGTACATCATCTGCCCCAGCATGCCCACGACCCACGCTTCCCGGTGAACGAAAACTGGCAGAACCTGGTCGACGAACTGTTGCACCACCTGGCGCGGCAGGGCCAGCCCGTCTGGGGTGTCGGGCACTCCCTCGGCGGGGTTTTGCACTTGCATGCGGCATTGCGATGCCCTGAGTACTACCGCGGCGTGGTCATGCTCGACTCACCGGTACTGACCCGCGCCGACCAGTGGCTGCTGCGTACTGCCAAGCGCTTTGGCTTCATAGACCGCATAACCCCGGCAGGCCGCACCATCGGCCGGCGCGAAGCCTTCGCCGATCGTGACAGCGCGCGCGCCTATTTTGCCAGCAAGTCGCTGTTCCGCCACTTCGACCCGGATTGCCTGGAGGCTTACCTGGAACATGGATTGCAAACAGGCGAGGAGGGGTTGCGCCTGCGCTTCGACCCGGCCACCGAGATCAGCATCTACCGCAGCATCCCGCACGCCAGCCCGGCGCCGGCGCGCCAGTTGCAGGTGCCGCTGGCGATGGTGCGTGGCCAGCGCAGCAACGTCATCCGCCGGCACCATGCACTCGCGGTGCGCGGCATGCCTCGCGGCGAATACCACAGTGTGCCGGGCGGGCACATGTTCCCGCTGGAGCGGCCGACCGACACGGCCAGTCTGATCAAAGGGCTGTGCGACCGCTGGAGCCAGGCATGA
- the sixA gene encoding phosphohistidine phosphatase SixA — translation MKLWVLRHGEAEPRANTDAERRLTAHGREQVLHSAAHLLGQPLQAIIASPYVRAQQTAALVHDTLGFTQPVRTVPWLTPESNVQQVIGEIERLGLEHVLLVSHQPLVGALVGMLQHGHGQQPAALSTASLAQLQGDWPLAGLMTLLALHHGP, via the coding sequence GTGAAGTTGTGGGTGCTGCGCCACGGCGAGGCAGAGCCGCGGGCCAATACCGACGCTGAGCGGCGCCTGACTGCCCATGGTCGCGAGCAGGTGCTGCACAGTGCGGCGCACCTGCTTGGTCAGCCGCTGCAAGCGATCATTGCCAGCCCGTACGTACGGGCTCAGCAAACCGCCGCGCTGGTGCATGACACCCTGGGCTTCACCCAGCCGGTGCGCACCGTGCCCTGGCTCACGCCCGAAAGCAATGTGCAGCAGGTTATCGGTGAGATCGAACGGTTGGGGCTGGAGCATGTGCTGCTGGTCAGTCACCAACCACTGGTGGGGGCGCTGGTGGGCATGCTGCAGCACGGCCACGGCCAACAGCCCGCGGCCTTGAGCACTGCCAGCCTGGCGCAACTGCAGGGGGACTGGCCGCTGGCGGGCCTGATGACTTTGCTGGCCCTTCATCACGGCCCTTGA
- a CDS encoding NAD(P)H-dependent glycerol-3-phosphate dehydrogenase, which yields MTEQQPVAVLGGGSFGTAVANLLAENGVPVRQWMRDPEQAEAMRVNRENPRYLKGIRLHDGVEPVNDLLATLQASDLIFVALPSSALRSVLAPHAELLRGKGLVSLTKGIEAQSFKLMSQILEEIAPEARIGVLSGPNLAREIAEHALTATVVASEDEKLCQQVQAVLHGRTFRVYASSDRFGVELGGALKNVYAIIAGMAVALGMGENTKSMLITRALAEMTRFAVSQGANPMTFLGLAGVGDLIVTCSSPKSRNYQVGHALGQGLTLEEAVSRLGEVAEGVNTLKVLKAKAQEVQVYMPLVAGLHAILFEGRTLNQVIEHLMRAEPKTDVDFISISGFN from the coding sequence ATGACTGAACAGCAACCTGTTGCGGTTCTGGGAGGCGGCAGCTTCGGCACCGCCGTGGCGAACCTGCTGGCCGAAAATGGCGTGCCAGTGCGCCAATGGATGCGTGACCCCGAGCAGGCCGAAGCCATGCGCGTCAATCGCGAGAACCCGCGCTACCTCAAGGGTATTCGCCTGCACGATGGCGTCGAGCCGGTCAACGACCTGCTGGCGACCTTGCAGGCCAGCGACCTGATCTTCGTCGCCCTGCCGTCGAGTGCCCTGCGCAGCGTGCTGGCGCCCCACGCCGAGCTGCTGCGCGGCAAGGGCCTGGTCAGCCTGACCAAGGGCATCGAAGCGCAAAGCTTCAAGCTGATGAGCCAGATCCTCGAAGAAATTGCCCCCGAAGCCCGCATCGGGGTCCTGTCCGGGCCCAACCTGGCTCGCGAGATCGCCGAGCACGCGCTGACCGCCACGGTGGTCGCCAGCGAAGACGAAAAACTCTGCCAGCAGGTGCAGGCCGTGCTGCACGGGCGTACCTTCCGGGTCTACGCCAGCAGTGACCGCTTCGGCGTCGAACTGGGCGGCGCGCTGAAGAACGTCTACGCCATCATCGCCGGCATGGCAGTGGCGCTGGGCATGGGCGAGAACACCAAGAGCATGTTGATCACCCGTGCGCTGGCCGAAATGACCCGCTTTGCCGTCAGCCAGGGGGCCAACCCCATGACCTTCCTCGGCCTGGCCGGTGTCGGTGACCTGATCGTCACCTGCTCCTCGCCCAAGAGCCGCAACTATCAGGTCGGCCACGCCCTGGGCCAGGGCCTGACTCTGGAAGAGGCAGTCAGCCGCCTGGGCGAAGTGGCCGAAGGGGTCAACACCCTCAAGGTCCTCAAGGCCAAGGCCCAGGAAGTGCAGGTTTACATGCCGCTGGTGGCCGGCCTGCATGCGATCCTGTTCGAAGGGCGCACCCTGAACCAGGTCATCGAGCACCTGATGCGCGCCGAGCCCAAGACCGACGTCGACTTCATTTCCATCAGTGGTTTCAACTGA
- a CDS encoding autotransporter outer membrane beta-barrel domain-containing protein → MSVLRHPEYSNIARSTLVACLATVAWPALANQVLDKETRTLPDGTPADSYTLLNGSELTVNSGSILSAAANNSTLNINNAQSGRVTAIGSQVNLNNAQLTGDGLFTQALNLSASNALVNGSTLTNVGATGAALAVTTSFDGTVSNARLVDSTVLGADEGIYVTDRSTLELINTSVDTRDDKGVGLTLEAASATASGGRIEGGQHGVSFGKGRGDANDSKLTLDGTAVVGRNGSAIKVGSGTNATIEILNGATLSGHDGLMLEVSEASQASVSVANAVLKGDISVTGNSLADLDFNGAAMEGDIRNEAGSTTNLTLRNNANLIGSLDNVTKLTVDTGHWQMTADSSVKDLALANGVVSLGNAGEFYQLSVENLSGNGRFVTSADFSVQNTSFLTISGQATGNHELMVRSTGLDPASDVSLHVIHAETGDAEFALVGGTADLGAWSYKLVKDANGQDWYLDGSSRSVGPGTRAAMALFNTAPTVWYGELASLRSRMGELRYSEGRQAGVWMRTYGSKYNVADASGVGYSQNQNGITFGADAPLPFGDGQWLIGMLAGHSRSDLDLTRGTTGSIDSYYAGAYTTWLDAQSGYYFDALLKFNRYQNNAKVAFSDGQRAKGDYDNHGLGTTVEFGRHIKLDQGYFLEPYAQLSAVFIQSQDYALSNGLQTEGDQTRSYLGKLGATAGRRFELDNGRSLQPYVKAAYAHEFAQNNKARVNDNVFNNDLSGSRAELGVGVAVQLSRSFQLHADFDYSNGEHIEQPYGFNLGARYFW, encoded by the coding sequence ATGTCGGTACTTCGCCATCCTGAATACAGCAATATCGCCAGATCTACCCTAGTTGCCTGCTTGGCCACAGTAGCGTGGCCAGCACTCGCCAATCAGGTGCTGGACAAGGAAACACGCACACTACCCGATGGCACCCCTGCGGACAGTTATACCCTGCTCAATGGTTCGGAACTGACCGTCAACTCAGGCAGTATCCTCAGCGCCGCAGCCAATAACTCGACCCTCAACATCAATAATGCCCAATCTGGCCGAGTCACCGCCATCGGTTCACAGGTGAATCTCAATAACGCTCAGTTGACGGGCGATGGCCTGTTCACGCAAGCGTTGAACCTTTCCGCCAGCAACGCGCTCGTCAACGGCTCGACATTGACCAATGTAGGCGCCACAGGTGCCGCTTTAGCGGTGACCACCAGCTTTGATGGCACCGTTTCAAATGCGCGCCTGGTCGACAGCACTGTTCTCGGTGCCGACGAAGGCATCTACGTCACTGACCGCAGCACACTGGAACTGATCAACACCTCCGTCGACACACGCGACGACAAGGGTGTCGGCCTGACCCTTGAAGCTGCGTCAGCAACCGCCAGTGGCGGGCGCATCGAGGGAGGCCAGCATGGCGTCTCGTTCGGCAAAGGCCGCGGCGATGCCAACGATAGCAAACTGACCCTGGACGGCACTGCCGTGGTGGGCCGCAACGGCTCGGCGATAAAGGTCGGCAGCGGCACCAACGCCACCATCGAAATACTCAACGGCGCAACCCTCAGTGGCCACGACGGTTTGATGCTGGAGGTCAGCGAGGCCTCTCAGGCCAGCGTGAGTGTCGCCAATGCTGTGCTCAAGGGGGATATTTCGGTCACCGGCAATAGCCTCGCCGACCTGGATTTCAACGGTGCGGCGATGGAAGGTGACATCCGCAACGAAGCCGGCAGCACCACCAACCTCACCCTGCGCAACAACGCCAACCTGATTGGCAGCCTCGACAATGTAACAAAGTTGACGGTTGATACAGGCCACTGGCAGATGACCGCAGACAGCTCCGTCAAGGATCTTGCACTGGCCAACGGGGTGGTCAGCCTCGGCAATGCTGGCGAGTTCTACCAATTGTCGGTGGAGAATCTTTCGGGTAACGGCCGCTTTGTCACCTCTGCCGATTTCTCGGTTCAGAACACCAGCTTTCTCACGATCAGTGGCCAGGCAACCGGCAATCACGAACTGATGGTCCGCAGCACCGGCCTCGATCCCGCAAGCGACGTCAGCCTGCATGTGATTCATGCTGAAACAGGGGATGCCGAATTTGCGTTGGTGGGGGGTACCGCTGACCTGGGTGCATGGTCCTATAAACTGGTTAAAGACGCGAACGGCCAGGACTGGTATCTCGACGGCAGCAGCCGCAGCGTCGGCCCAGGCACTCGCGCCGCCATGGCATTGTTCAACACGGCCCCGACCGTATGGTATGGCGAGCTGGCCTCACTGCGCAGTCGCATGGGTGAATTGCGCTATAGCGAAGGTCGCCAAGCGGGTGTGTGGATGCGCACCTACGGCAGTAAATACAACGTTGCCGATGCTTCCGGAGTCGGCTACAGCCAGAATCAGAACGGTATTACCTTCGGCGCCGATGCCCCCCTGCCGTTTGGCGATGGCCAATGGCTGATTGGCATGCTCGCGGGTCACAGCCGTTCGGACCTGGATCTCACCCGCGGCACCACCGGTTCCATCGACAGCTACTACGCCGGTGCCTATACCACCTGGCTGGACGCGCAGAGCGGCTATTACTTCGACGCCCTGCTCAAGTTCAACCGCTATCAGAACAACGCCAAGGTCGCTTTCAGCGATGGCCAGCGTGCCAAAGGCGACTATGACAACCATGGCCTGGGCACCACGGTCGAGTTCGGTCGCCACATCAAGCTCGATCAAGGGTATTTCCTCGAGCCCTATGCCCAGCTGTCGGCCGTGTTCATCCAGTCCCAGGATTATGCCCTGAGCAATGGCCTGCAAACTGAAGGCGATCAGACCCGCTCCTATCTCGGCAAGCTTGGCGCCACCGCTGGCCGGCGCTTCGAGCTGGACAACGGCCGCAGCCTGCAACCCTATGTAAAGGCAGCCTATGCCCACGAATTCGCCCAAAACAACAAGGCCCGGGTGAACGACAACGTGTTCAACAACGACTTGTCCGGCTCACGGGCAGAGTTGGGCGTGGGGGTGGCGGTGCAGCTGTCGCGTAGCTTCCAGCTGCATGCCGACTTCGACTACAGCAATGGCGAGCATATCGAACAGCCCTACGGCTTTAATCTGGGCGCGCGCTATTTCTGGTGA